The following coding sequences lie in one Musa acuminata AAA Group cultivar baxijiao chromosome BXJ3-1, Cavendish_Baxijiao_AAA, whole genome shotgun sequence genomic window:
- the LOC135628938 gene encoding D-aminoacyl-tRNA deacylase-like: MVTLVVATAVDPASVGPASSFLAMPGWNPGPSIAIGMESFANGSVRLLKHERSIVAEDDLDRRWEAATGEPVDEVIFLSRHTAVSNRPALTVHPIGVPHIREGEPLPQGGRPCWAGPPNPRVGPWLRLMKKIAEANGLIPEFEITLEATHHGPVVNTPTMFLEIGSTEEYWGRQDAAQAIALLLWEGLGLGGGSGVGNWSRENNGDNVLLGIGGGHYVPRHMDIVWKDGVWVGHLLSGYSLPMEDPNQQKRENGEKCIGGAWKQAIKVSYEATKLAFPGGEVIAHLDHKSFKGWQKNAITSFLTEENIKIGKPQDFY, from the exons ATGGTGACGCTAGTAGTGGCGACTGCCGTCGACCCGGCCTCCGTCGGCCCCGCCTCCTCCTTCCTTGCGATGCCCGGGTGGAACCCTGGCCCTTCCATCGCC ATCGGGATGGAGAGCTTCGCGAACGGGTCGGTGCGCCTGCTGAAGCACGAGAGGAGCATCGTGGCCGAGGACGACCTGGACCGCAGGTGGGAGGCGGCCACGGGAGAGCCCGTCGATGAGGTCATCTTCCTCAGCCGCCACACTGCCGTCTCCAACCGCCCCGCGCTTACTGTCCACCCCATCG GCGTGCCGCATATACGGGAAGGCGAGCCACTCCCGCAGGGAGGGCGGCCCTGCTGGGCGGGGCCGCCAAACCCCAGGGTCGGCCCGTGGTTACGTCTCATGAAGAAGATTGCCGAAGCCAACGGTCTCATCCCGGAGTTTGAG attactttggaagcaactcatcatggaccagtgGTTAATACACCCACCATGTTCCTGGAGATTG GGAGCACAGAGGAATACTGGGGGAGGCAAGATGCTGCTCAAGCTATTGCTTTA CTTCTCTGGGAAGGACTTGGTCTTGGAGGAGGTTCTGGTGTCGGAAACTGGAGCAG AGAAAATAACGGTGACAACGTTCTCTTGGGGATAGGAGGTGGTCATTATGTGCCTCGTCATATGGATATCGTTTG GAAAGATGGTGTCTGGGTAGGTCACCTGCTATCTGGATATTCTTTACCAATGGAAGATCCTAATCAGCAAAAAAGAGAAAATGGTGAAAAATGTATTGGTGGTGCATGGAAGCAAGCTATCAAAGTTTCATATGAGGCTACTAAGTTGGCATTTCCAGGAGGAGAAGTCATAGCACATCTTGATCACAA GAGCTTTAAAGGCTGGCAGAAGAATGCAATCACAAGCTTTTTGACAGAGGAGAACATAAAGATTGGAAAACCGCAGGACTTCTATTAA